The region TTCGGCGTCCCCGGAGTCGTCGCCTACATCTCCCAGCCCACGCCGCGGGCCCTGCCATCCCTGCGCAAGACCATGAGATGGCACGAGGTCCGGCCAGCTTTGTGGCCTTGGTGATCGTGCTCTACCCACACCGTCGACCCGCATCTGGCCGCGATCCCGCTCTTCGAAGTAGTCGGCACGGCGGCCGAGCGTTCGAGATCGAGCCAGTCCTCATACCGGCCCGCGTGCTCGGCGACCCCGTCGTGATGGGGAGTGGTTGACGATGCCGACGTGACACGAGTCGTGACACGAAACCGCGTCGACAGGTGTTGTCACGGTGGGCCGAGGCACCGGTCGCGTTATTGTTGTCGCTGGCAGATGCGCTGTGATGTGAGTAACCATCCTCTTTTAATCCGCGGGTTGTGAGTTCGATCCTCACGGGGCCCACCCCTTCCTACCTGGGGAGATCGTACCTCGGGATGATCACCTTTGGGTGTCCTGGAGCGGCCTGCGCAGCGGCGGCGACAGCGCGGTCGTCGCGGGGGAGCGCGGTCTGGCGTTCGCGGCGAACTACCACGTCAGCCCCGGGACCGTGCTCGAGGCGGTGGACGCCTACCGCAAGGCGTTCCGGCCGTCGGAGCGCCTGGCTGCGCCGTACGTGATGGTGTCGGCCGATGTGGTCGTCGCGAAGAACGACGCGACCGCCGGCGAGCTGGCCGCGGGCTACGGACCGTGGGTGCACAGCATCCGCGCCGGCGCCGGCGCCATCCCGTTCCCCGACCCGGCCACGGCGACCGCGCACCCGTGGTCCGACGAGGACCGGGCGCTGGTGGCGGACCGGGTGGCGACCCAGTTCGTCGGCTCGCCGACCACCGTCGCCGAGCGCCTCGAGGCCTTGCAGCGGGTCACGGGTGCCGACGAGCTGCTGGTCACCACGATCACGCACCGGCACGACGACCGGGTCGCCTCCCAGGCGCTGCTGGCGCAGGAGTGGGCGGCGCGGGCCCGGACCCGCCTCGCCTCCTGAGCCCGGCACACCGGTCGCCGCCCCGCGAATGTCCGGACCTTTCCGCAGCTCAGGACGGGTGTGGCGCCGATGACACTTGCATGTTCATGCTCTTGACAACCGGATCGGGTGACGGGTTGAGTGCGAGAAGTCCATCCAGAGCGGCCGAGAGACCCGGCTCGACGACGCCGCAGCAACCCGCGCCCACGGCGCAGGGTGCTACCGCCGGGACCGATGGGAGCGGTATGTCGAGCCGAGTGCTGCGGGTGCCCGCGCGCCGGCAGCTGCGCTGTTGGTGGACGCGCCGGCGACACGTCGACCTCTGCCGGACGCACACCGCGCTCTGTCGCTGACCGCCCCTGCTTCTGATCGGCGCTGTCGCTGATCGGCGCTGCGCTGATCGGCGCTGCTCCTACCCCTCACCGACCAGCCCTTCGTCACGGCCGCGCGAACGCGGACCGTCCGTCCACAGTGCTCCGGTGTGCCCTCGTGCGCACCGCTTCGGGGGTCCCTCATGTCCATCTGTCCGCACCACCACGCCCACGCCGGAGGGGTGCGGTGACGGTTCCGCTCGAGACCCGACGGGTCGACTACACCGATCCGCTCGTCCTGCCGATGCTCGTCGAGCTCGACCACGAGTACTGGACGCGCTATCGGCACACCCTCGGTGACCTCGCCGAGGAGATACGCCGCGAGCGCGCCCGGTTCGCGCCGCCGGACGGCGGGCTGATCCTGCTGCTCGCCGAGGGCGTCCCGGTCGCGGGTGGTGCCTTCCGCCGGTGGGGCGCCGACACCGCCGAGCTCAAGCGGATCTGGACGGACTCGGCCCACCGCCGCCGCGGCCTCGCCCGACGCGTGCTGGCCGAGCTCGAGGCCGAGATCTCGGCGCGCGGCTACCGCCGGATCTACCTGACCACCGGGCCGCGCCAGCCCGAGGCACAGCAGCTGTACCTGGCTACCGGCTACACCCCGCTCTACGACCGCTCCCTCGATCCCGAGGAGATCGGTCCCCACCCGTTCGAGAAGCACCTGACCGGAGACCGTGATGAGTGAGCTCGCCACCGCGCACGCCCCGCCCGCCCGCGAGGAGGGCCCGGACGACGCCGATTTGACGATCGTCCAGGCCCGCCACCCGTGGCGGTGGGTGGCGACTGCGGTCGTCGTGGTGCTGGTCGCGATGGCGCTGCACGCCCTGGTGACCAACGCGGCGTGGGACTGGGCGACCGTCGGGCAGTACCTCTTCGCGCCGTCGATCATCCGCGCGGTGCTCCTGACCCTGCAGCTCACCGTGCTGGGGATCGTCGTCGGGTTCGTGCTCGGGACGGTCCTCGCGGTCATGCGGCTCTCGCCGAACCCGTTGCTGCGCTCGGTCAGCTGGACCTACATCTGGATCTTCCGGTCCGTCCCGCTGATCCTGCAGCTGCTGTTCTGGTACAACCTCGCGCTGCTCTACGACTCGATCTCGTTCGGCGTCCCCTTCGGGCCGGCGTTGTTCGAGATCGGCGCGATGGACCTGGTCGGGCCGGTGACCGCCGCGGTGCTGGGTCTCGCGCTGCACCAGGCCGCCTATGCCGCGGAGGTCGTGCGCTCCGGCTTCCTCGGCATCGACCAGGGCCAGCTCGAGGCCGCCGCCGCGCTGGGCATCCCGCGCTGGCGCCGCTTCCGGCGCATCCAGCTCCCGCAGGCCATGCGCACGATCGTCCCGACGGCGGCGAACGAGCTGATCGGCCTGGTCAAGGGCACGTCGGTGGTCTACATCATGGCGCTGTCCGAGCTCTTCTACCAGGTGCAGGTGATCTACACCCGGACCGGCCGGGTGATCCCGATGCTGCTGGTCGCGGCGGTCTGGTACCTGGTGCTGACCACCGTGCTGTCCATCGGGCAGTTCTACGTGGAGCGGCACTACGCCAAGGGGGCGCTGCGCGTCCTGCCGCCCACGCCCCTGCAACGGCTACGGGCCACGTTCGCCAGGTTCCGGCGGGAGGTGGCGGCGTGAGCCCCGCACCGATGGTCGACCTGCGCGGCGTGCACAAGAGCTTCGGCGGGATCGAGGTGCTGCGCGGCGTCGACCTCACGGTCCGGCCCGGCGAGGTGACGGTGGTGCTCGGGCCGTCGGGCTCCGGCAAGTCCACGCTGCTGCGCACCATCAACCATCTGGAGAAGGTCGACCGCGGGTTCGTCCGGGTCGACGGCGAGCTGATCGGCTACCGGCGCTCCGGGCGGAAGCTGCACGAGCTGCCGGAGCGGCAGGTCCTGCGCCAGCGCAGCCGCATCGGCTTCGTGTTCCAGAACTTCAACCTGTTCCCGCACCTCACCGTGCTCGACAACGTCGCCGAGGCGCCGCTCTCCGCGCAGGGCCGGGACCGGGCGACCGTGCTCGGCGAGGCCCGCGAGCTGCTGGACCGCGTCGGGCTCGTCGACAAGGTGGACGCGTACCCGCGCCGGCTCTCCGGCGGTCAGCAGCAGCGGGTCGCGATCGCCCGCGCGCTTGCCCTGCGACCCAAGCTCCTGCTGTTCGACGAGCCCACCTCGGCGTTGGATCCCGAGCTGGTCGGGGAGGTTCTCGACGTCATGCGCGACCTCGCCCGCAGCGGCACCACCATGGTCGTGGTCACCCACGAGATCGGCTTCGCCCGCGAGGCGGCCGACACCGTGGTGTTCCTCGACGAGGGCCGCGTCGTCGAGCAGGGGCCGCCCACCCAGGTCCTCGACGACCCCCGCGAACCCCGCACCCGCGCCTTCCTCGGCGCCGTCCTGCGCTGACCCGGCGCTCCCACCGACCGAAGGAAACCCATGTCCCGCATCCCCCGGCCGCTGCGCCACCTGCGGCTCGCCGCCGTCGCCCTCCTCGTCCCGGTACTGGCGGCCGTGGCCTGCTCCGGGCCGGACCCCGACCGGGCCGCGGCCCCGCCGTCGGCCGCCGGCGCCGCCGTCAACACCAGCCCGGAACAGAACCAGGTGCGGG is a window of Pseudonocardia sp. T1-2H DNA encoding:
- a CDS encoding LLM class flavin-dependent oxidoreductase, whose amino-acid sequence is MSWSGLRSGGDSAVVAGERGLAFAANYHVSPGTVLEAVDAYRKAFRPSERLAAPYVMVSADVVVAKNDATAGELAAGYGPWVHSIRAGAGAIPFPDPATATAHPWSDEDRALVADRVATQFVGSPTTVAERLEALQRVTGADELLVTTITHRHDDRVASQALLAQEWAARARTRLAS
- a CDS encoding GNAT family N-acetyltransferase is translated as MTVPLETRRVDYTDPLVLPMLVELDHEYWTRYRHTLGDLAEEIRRERARFAPPDGGLILLLAEGVPVAGGAFRRWGADTAELKRIWTDSAHRRRGLARRVLAELEAEISARGYRRIYLTTGPRQPEAQQLYLATGYTPLYDRSLDPEEIGPHPFEKHLTGDRDE
- a CDS encoding amino acid ABC transporter ATP-binding protein; translated protein: MVDLRGVHKSFGGIEVLRGVDLTVRPGEVTVVLGPSGSGKSTLLRTINHLEKVDRGFVRVDGELIGYRRSGRKLHELPERQVLRQRSRIGFVFQNFNLFPHLTVLDNVAEAPLSAQGRDRATVLGEARELLDRVGLVDKVDAYPRRLSGGQQQRVAIARALALRPKLLLFDEPTSALDPELVGEVLDVMRDLARSGTTMVVVTHEIGFAREAADTVVFLDEGRVVEQGPPTQVLDDPREPRTRAFLGAVLR
- a CDS encoding amino acid ABC transporter permease, coding for MSELATAHAPPAREEGPDDADLTIVQARHPWRWVATAVVVVLVAMALHALVTNAAWDWATVGQYLFAPSIIRAVLLTLQLTVLGIVVGFVLGTVLAVMRLSPNPLLRSVSWTYIWIFRSVPLILQLLFWYNLALLYDSISFGVPFGPALFEIGAMDLVGPVTAAVLGLALHQAAYAAEVVRSGFLGIDQGQLEAAAALGIPRWRRFRRIQLPQAMRTIVPTAANELIGLVKGTSVVYIMALSELFYQVQVIYTRTGRVIPMLLVAAVWYLVLTTVLSIGQFYVERHYAKGALRVLPPTPLQRLRATFARFRREVAA